The following is a genomic window from Streptomyces lincolnensis.
CGGGACGTCCCGCAGCAAGGCCGGCCGGACAAGAAGGAGTACTCCGTCGCCGACCTCGGCCGGGCCGCGCTGTCCTCGTGGTTGCACGATCCGATCGAGCCGGACAGCGTCCGCCACGACCTGGCGGTGAAGATCCGTGGTGCCGCGTTCGACGACCCGGCCGCCCTGATCCACGAGGTGGAGCGGCACCGGCAGGCACACCAGGACCGGCTGGAGCACTATCGCGCGGGCGAGGAGCGGGACTTCACGGGCCCCGAGGTGAACGCGGCCGCCGCGCGAGCGCCGCTCGATCCGGAGCGAGAGCTCCAGCACGTCGTCCTGCGCGGCGGCATCGCGTACGAGCGGATGATGATCGGCTGGCTGGACGACGTGCTCACCACTTTGGCCCGGTTCGGCCCAGGCCGCTGACGCCGCCCCACCCGCCGGCCTCACCTCCGATCCCCTTTGGCCACCCCACCCACAATTGCCCTCCGCCCGCCTGCCGAAAGAGGCCCTCACCATGGCTGACCAGCTGCTCTTCAACCCGCGCACCTACGACCCCACGCACTTCGACGCCGAGACGCGCCGACTGCTGCGTGCCACAGTCGACTGGTTCGAGGAGCGGGGGAAGCGGCAACTGACCGAGGACTACCGGACCCGCGCCTGGCTCGGGGACTTCCTCGCCTTCGCCGCGAAGGAGAACCTGTTCGCCACCTTCCTGACGCCGTCGTCCGCCACTGGACAGGCAGAGCCCGGCAAGCGCTGGGACACCGCCCGTATCGCCGCGCTCAACGAGATCCTCGGCTTCTACGGCCTGGACTACTGGTATGCCTGGCAGGTCACCATCCTCGGTCTCGGCCCCGTCTGGCAGAGCGACAACACCGCCGCCCGCGCCCGCGCCGCGGAACTCCTCGCCCAGGGCGAGGTGTTCGCGTTCGGCCTGTCCGAGAAGGCTCACGGCGCGGACATCTACTCCACCGACATGCTCCTCGAGCCCGACGGCGACGGCGGCTTCCGCGCCACCGGCTCCAAGTACTACATCGGCAACGGCAACGCCGCCGGACTCGTCTCCGTCTTCGGCCGCCGAACCGACGTCGAGGGCCCCGACGGCTACGTGTTCTTCGGCGCCGACAGCCGACACCCGAGCTACCACCTGGTCAAGAACGTCGTCGACTCCTCCAAGTTCGTCAGCGAGTTCCGCCTGGAGAACTACCCCATCACGGCCGAGGACGTCCTGCACACCGGCCGCGCCGCCTTCGACGCCGCCCTCAACACGGTCAACGTCGGCAAGTTCAACCTGTGCACCGCCTCCATCGGCATCTGCGAACACGCGATGTACGAGGCCGTCACCCACGCCCACAACCGCATCCTCTACGGCCGTCCCGTCACCGCCTTCCCCCACGTACGCCGCGAGCTGACCGACGCATACGTCCGGCTCGTCGGCATGAAGCTGTTCAGCGACCGCGCCGTCGACTACTTCCGCTCCGCCGGCCCCGACGACCGCCGCTACCTGCTCTTCAACCCGATGACGAAGATGAAGGTGACCACGGAGGGCGAGAAGGTCATCGACCTGATGTGGGACGTGATCGCCGCCAAGGGCTTCGAGAAGGACAACTACTTCGGCCAGGCGGCCGTGGAGATCCGCAGCCTGCCGAAGCTGGAGGGCACGGTCCACGTCAACCTGGCACTGATCCTGAAGTTCATGCGCAGCCACCTACTCGACCCGGCCGACTACCCCGACGTGCCGACCCGCCTCGACGCGGCCGACGACGACTTCCTGTTCCGGCAGGGCCCGGCCCGCGGCCTGAGCTCGGTGCGCTTCCACGACTGGCGTCCGGCCTTCGAGACGTATGCGCGGCTTCCCAACGTCGCCCGCCTGCGTGAACAGGCCGACGCGCTCTGCGAGTTCGTCGCCACGGCAGGCCCCGATGCGGAGCAGAGCCGCGACCTCGACCTCGTCCTGTCGATCGGACAGCTCTTCGCCCTCGTCGTGCACGGCCAGCTCGTCCTGGAGCAGGCCGCCCTGACCGGACTCGACGAGGACGTCCTCGACGAGCTCTTCGCCGTCCTCGTACGGGACTTCTCCGGGCACGCCGTCGAACTGCACGGCAAGGACTCGGCCACCGAACAGCAGCAGGAGTGGGCGCTGAGCTCGGTCCGCCGACCGGTCGTCGACACAGCGCGTACGGAGCGGGTCTGGCAGCAGGTCGAGGCACTGTCCGGCGCGTACGAGATGGCCCCGTAGCCACGCCGTACGCATCAACGGTGGCCGGGCGCGACACACGCCCGGCCACCCGCGTACCTCCCCCCAGCACGGCAAGCAGACCAGTCAAATGGTGCGGTCACGGCAGCCGTTTCGGTCCCGGCTGCGGGGTGCTCCGCGGTTCGCGCCGGGTCGGCTCGTCCCGTTCCGCGGGCCACAGGCTTCGGACCGGCCGGAGCAAGATCCGCCTCGTCACATTCCACGGTCCTGGCGGTGACAGGGTAGAGCGGCGTGGACTGCAGGCGGGCGCCGCTGAGGTCGGTCAGGGTGACCGCGCAGGTGCTGTCATCGGTCACGGCCGGTCCCCCGGTCGGCAGTCCAGCCCTCGGACGCGCCCCGCACACACCGCGCTGGGTACGAGGACCGCGCGCCGGTACGCGAACGGCACACGCAGCGCACACTCCAGGACGAGCGGGCGCCGGGAAGAGCCACCAGTGGTGGCGATCAGTACCTGATGCTGACGCATCATCCAATGCCCTGCACCATCGTGTGAGCCTCGGGCTCCAAGGCCGCGCCGACCCGCCTCGACCCACTGCGGCCGCGCAGCGAATCCAGCTGGTCGGCTTCGCGCGTCCCAGTGCACCGTCCGTTCCCACCATGGGCCGGCAGAGCGGCCCTCACAAAACGTGTGGGGCCTGTCCGCATACGGACAGGCCCCACATCGAGCGCCGGGCAGGCCTCGCACCTGCATTTCCCCGCAGGAAGCGGGGCGTCTTTCCTTGGACCACCAACGCAACACCAGCCGACCGCAGTTGCAGCAACCAGCTCAAGATCAACTGTACCCGAGGTCGCGGCGCCCCAACTCCCCTCCCCCCCCCATGGCCAGACCAGCAAGCCCCGAATCGGCCCAGAACCTGCCCTGCCGCGCCGTCAACCGTTGCGTGGACCCAGACCCGTCAGACGCTTCAACACCCCGGCGGACAATCAACCCCGCAGCCACTCCAACAGCGCACCGACAGCCCTGAGGCCAGCGCGCACCGAGCCGTCCTCGACCCGCACCTGGCGTCGAGCTGGCCGCCAGGCGTTCAACGTCCGACAGGGCCGGAGCGTTGGGGAGTTCGACCCGTTCGATCAGTGTGATCCACTCGCGGCCGGCCTCTGGTACCAGTAGAGCCCGCCGAGGAAGCAGCCCGTCAGCAGGACGGCCGCGCCGGCGCCCACACCGGTGGAGCGTTTCCGCCGGCACGGGGCAGCAGGGATGCACGATCGCTCCAGCCGTCCGCACCGGAGCCCGCAGGACACCGCCCGCGATCGAACAACAGGTGATGCTGCGGCGGCGCGAGCACCTCTCATCGGCCCCGTCCGGCTGGCCGCCCGCACCGTCGGCGCCGGATTCGACATCGACCACGGGGCCGCCGTATCACCAACCGGCCCGCCCGGCCGGGCCATCGCGTGGGCGCGTCCGCCAGTGGCACCGCGGAAGGCCCGCTGCCACCGGCGCCCGGCGGTAGCGGGCCGCTCGGCACGCGTGTGCCGTCAGCTCAGCCGGGCCTGGGCGTACGGCACCAGTCGGACGGGGCCTGACAGGCCGTACGCCTGGCGGGCGGCCGTGCCGAAGACGGACGGCTGGCTGACGCGGAGGCGGTTGATGAGGGGGGTCGCCACCTCCACCTCGATCGTGTTCGCGCCGGGTCGCAGGTGTCCGCCGAGGTCGACGACCGGGCGGAGGCGGTCGGCGGGGGCCAGCGGGGTGCCGTTGACCGTGACACGGAACGTGTCGCTGACGGTGCCCAGTTCGAGGTACGCGCCGTGGGCCGCGGTCCAGTCGGCGGGCAGGGTCACGGTGGTGCGGTAGCGGCCGATGCCGGCCGAGTCGGCCAGTTCGGGGATCTGCGACCAGGGCAGGAGGGCGTCGAGAGCCAGCGTGCGCCGGACGATCTCGGTGGTGGTCGGCTCGGCGCCGGGGTGCCAGTCCGCGACGTCGAGCTGCCAGCGGTCCGGTGTGATGGGGGCGGGAACCGGCGGCAGTGTCGTGGTGACCGTACGGCCTTCAAAGAGCCCGGTCGTGTACGTGCCCCCGGTCGCGGCGCGGACGGCAAGGCCGCGGTCGGTGAACAGGACGCGGTCGGCGGTGCTGTCCACGGCGTGCTGCCGGTTGCCGTTGCGGTCCCCGAAGAGGCCTGGCCGGCCAAGGGCGATGACGGTCGCCTGACCGGGTTGGAGGGTGACGCGCAGGGTGATGCCGTCGGCGTTCTCGGTGTAGCGGCCGATCCGGGTCGCATCTCCCGTCCATGGGTCGAGCAGGTAGGGAACGGTCCTGCCGCGGCGGGTGCGGCGCAGGGTGATGTCGTGGTCGATGGCCGCGACGGGCGGTTTGACGGTCTCGGCGTGCTTGCCGTTGCAGAGGTAGTACAGGTCGGTGTCGCCGGTGACGCGGTGGGCGTTGAGGAGGGTGGAGGGTCTGGCGTAGCGGACGTCGGGGGTGATGCCGAGGGCGGTGAGGGCCTCGCCGACGGCGCTCTTGTCGGTGACGGCCTTGGTGTGGGGCAGGGCGAGGAGGCTCGCGAGCACCTCGCGCAGGCGCGCCGACTCGTCCTGGGCGGGTACGCCGGGGGTCAGGGCCTGGTCGAAGGCGCCGAGCAGGACCATGGGCAGCCCCGCCCGGGCCAGGCTCAGCAGCTTGCGGGCGTCGGCGAGGGCGAGGGTGGGGGTGGAGCTGTAGAAGAAGTCGCCTTCGACGAACAGGGCCTTGTAGGCGGGGCCGTCGGGGGCCAGGTGGCCGTCCGACACGCGGGCGCTGGGCAGGTCGAGCAGGGGGCCGCTGAGGAACTGGTGGGTCCAGCCGAGCGGGACGCCGGTCGCGGTGAACCAGGAGGCGCCGATGCCGGTGGCGGTGTAGCCGGTCTGCCGGAAGACCGCGACGTCCGCACGAGGTGTGCCGGTCTGGAGGACCTGGTGCACGCGGCCGAGGTAGTCGGCGATGTCCTCGACGTGCCGCCAGGTGGGCTGTCGGGGGCCCCACGACTCTCCGTAGCCGGGGGCGCCGTTGTAGGGGCTGAAGGCGGCGAAGCCGGGCCAGCGGGCTCCGGGGGCGGCCGCGTACGAGAAGCCGTGCACCACCGTCTGGTTGACGCCGGCGGCGTAGGCACCGCCCATGGTGCGCAGGAACCGGTCCCAGGTCGTGCTGTACGCCGAGCCGTTGTAGGCGCCCGATTCGCAGGACAGCACGGTGTGTCCGGCCATGTCCCGTCCGCCCGCCAGGCAGCGGTAGTCGTCCAGGTTCTTGAAGCCGAGCGACTCTCCCTCCGCGGTGTCGAGGATCGCGGCGGAGGCGATGGCGTCGGTCTGGAGGCCGTAGGGCTGCGAGCGCAGTTGCATGCCGAGCGAGTGGGCCCAGTCCCGCAGAGCGGTGACGTGGTGGGTGTTGAAGAGCTCGGAGACGGTCTGCCAGAAGTCGTGTCTGATCTGCCGGGTGGTCTGGGCGTCGAAGGTGAAGACCTGGTTGCTGTTGTCGAGGACGATGGCGGGCAGGTACGGCAGGAGGGAGCGGCCCGTCTTCTTCCGGAATGCGTCGGGCAGCGCCGGGGTCCACACCAGCGCATCGGTCTCCAGCTCGATGGAGTCCTCGAAGAAGGCGCCGCCGGCGGCCTTGAGGAGTCTGCGCACCGTGCCGGTCAGGACGGCACGCTCCCAGAATCCGGTGATGGCGGCGGTACCGGCGGGGCTGAAGTGGTCGACGACGTAGGCGGCCGGGGCGGAGTGCGGGCCGGACTCGGGCTGCTGGGCGGTGCCGCGCTGCCAGTAGGAGATCAGCACCCAGTCGCCGTCGGTGGGCGCGGTCCAGGTCAGGGTGCCGTTGCGGACGGTCTCGGTGAGGTCCTGGACGCTGTCGAGGTCCAGGCCGGTCTCCTTGCGGGTGGCATGGGCCGGGTTGACGCGGGCGGCCTGGACGGCCAGCAGGCTGCGCCGGGTGGCACCGTCCGCGGCCTCGCGCACCGGCTCGGGGACCGGGCCCTGGTAGGTGGCGCCGGCGGCCACCGGAGTGCGGCCGTAGGCGAGTTCCCGGGCGGCGACCTCATCGTCGGGGGCAAGTCCGGGGACGGCGGCGGGCCAGCTGGGGCCGAGCGTGAGGTCGACGGTCAGGCCGCGGCGGGCCGCCTGTCTCAGGGCGGCCTCGACGCCCTCGCGCCAGGGGGTGCTCCCCCAGCCGTGCTGAGCCGTGTCCAGGACGGACTTGTCCTTGATGCTGTGGTGGACGGCGGCGATCTCGGCGCCGCCGAAGCCGGCGTCGGCGATCTGATCGATCTCGCGCGCGATCTCCGTCGGGTCGACGAGTCCGTCCGGCCACCACCAGCGGAACTTGGGGCGCACGGAGCGCGGGGGCGCGGTGAACCAGGCGCCGGCCGACTGCTCCTGCCCGGTCAGCGGTACGGCCCCGGCACGCGGCGCGCCGGTCGCGGTGAGCGCCGTGGCCGCGCCCGCGGCCAGGGTGACGGTCAGTACCGCGCGCCGGGATATCCCGCCACGCTGCGGAATGGGCTTGTGCATGGTTCGCCCCAAGGTGTGGTTCAGGCAGTGGACAAGGGATCGGGCAGAGGAGGCAACCGAGGTGTTGAAACGTTTCAATACGCTGTAAACGCCGGAACGCTAAGCCCGGGCTCCCGCACGGGTCAAGAGCCGCGCACCAACTCCCGACGGCGTACCGAGCGGCCAAGAGCGCCCCACACCGGAGGCGATGGCGACGAAGTCACCCGCGCCCTTCGCCGTCCGCTCCCCCACCACTCCCCTCCGCCGCCCCCGACGGCCTGTTCGGCGCCGAGGACGGCCGCGGCGCAACCGCACTGGCAGCGCCGGGCGGCCGACCGCGTCGAGGCCGCCGTACGCGAGACCGCGACCGTCTCCTGCTGCACCGGCGCCACCTGGCCCTGGCCGGTCCTGCGGTAGGCCTGGCCGGCCAGGGCATACGGGTGAGCTCGGTCTGCGGCTCCCGCTCGGCGCCGAGACCGCCCGGACGCGTACAACGACTACTCGGCATACTGCGCGGCGGGCCGCTCCACGCATACCCGGGGCCGTTCGACTCCTCGGCTCGACGATCCGCAATCCCTGGAAGAAGCGGCTCAGCTCTCGCACTACTCCCGGATCACTCTCGTGTACACGGACCGTCGGCCGGAGCAGTTCTCGCAGACCGTGTCTGTCCGCCGAGGGAGAAGGAGCCGCCCGCCGCCGAGGACACCACAGCACGGCCGTTCCTACTGGGCAGCGGTGACCTGCTCGGTCTGCGCGCCCGACGACGTGATCACCTCGGAGCGTCGGCCACCCCGATCCATGAAGCCACCGATGAACGCCAGCCCCAGCCCGGCCACGCCGAGAGCCGCGCCGACCAGGGCCGGCGAGGCCCAGCCCCAGCCTGCCGAGATGGCGAGGCCGCCGAGCCAGGCGCCGCCCGCGTTGGCCAGGTTGAAGGCGGAGTGGTTGGAGGCCGCCGCCATGGTCGGGGCGTCCTTCGCCTTGGCCATCAGCAGCATCTGGACGGGCGTGGTGATGAGAGCGCCCATGGCGCCGATGACAGTGATCGTCACCAGGGCGGGCACGGTGCTGTGGACGGCGAAGTAGAACACCACGAGCGCCGAGGTCAGCAGGGCGAGCCCGGCGTACAGCGTCGGTCGCAGGGCACGGTCCGTGAGCGGACCGGCGACCAGCGTGCCGAGGGTCATGCCGACGCCGTAGAGCGCGAGGACCAGCGTGGTCGAGGAATCGGAAAGACCCGTCACGTTCGTCAGCATGGGCACCAGGTAGCTGTAGACGGCGAAG
Proteins encoded in this region:
- a CDS encoding glycosyl hydrolase — protein: MHKPIPQRGGISRRAVLTVTLAAGAATALTATGAPRAGAVPLTGQEQSAGAWFTAPPRSVRPKFRWWWPDGLVDPTEIAREIDQIADAGFGGAEIAAVHHSIKDKSVLDTAQHGWGSTPWREGVEAALRQAARRGLTVDLTLGPSWPAAVPGLAPDDEVAARELAYGRTPVAAGATYQGPVPEPVREAADGATRRSLLAVQAARVNPAHATRKETGLDLDSVQDLTETVRNGTLTWTAPTDGDWVLISYWQRGTAQQPESGPHSAPAAYVVDHFSPAGTAAITGFWERAVLTGTVRRLLKAAGGAFFEDSIELETDALVWTPALPDAFRKKTGRSLLPYLPAIVLDNSNQVFTFDAQTTRQIRHDFWQTVSELFNTHHVTALRDWAHSLGMQLRSQPYGLQTDAIASAAILDTAEGESLGFKNLDDYRCLAGGRDMAGHTVLSCESGAYNGSAYSTTWDRFLRTMGGAYAAGVNQTVVHGFSYAAAPGARWPGFAAFSPYNGAPGYGESWGPRQPTWRHVEDIADYLGRVHQVLQTGTPRADVAVFRQTGYTATGIGASWFTATGVPLGWTHQFLSGPLLDLPSARVSDGHLAPDGPAYKALFVEGDFFYSSTPTLALADARKLLSLARAGLPMVLLGAFDQALTPGVPAQDESARLREVLASLLALPHTKAVTDKSAVGEALTALGITPDVRYARPSTLLNAHRVTGDTDLYYLCNGKHAETVKPPVAAIDHDITLRRTRRGRTVPYLLDPWTGDATRIGRYTENADGITLRVTLQPGQATVIALGRPGLFGDRNGNRQHAVDSTADRVLFTDRGLAVRAATGGTYTTGLFEGRTVTTTLPPVPAPITPDRWQLDVADWHPGAEPTTTEIVRRTLALDALLPWSQIPELADSAGIGRYRTTVTLPADWTAAHGAYLELGTVSDTFRVTVNGTPLAPADRLRPVVDLGGHLRPGANTIEVEVATPLINRLRVSQPSVFGTAARQAYGLSGPVRLVPYAQARLS
- a CDS encoding acyl-CoA dehydrogenase family protein, which encodes MADQLLFNPRTYDPTHFDAETRRLLRATVDWFEERGKRQLTEDYRTRAWLGDFLAFAAKENLFATFLTPSSATGQAEPGKRWDTARIAALNEILGFYGLDYWYAWQVTILGLGPVWQSDNTAARARAAELLAQGEVFAFGLSEKAHGADIYSTDMLLEPDGDGGFRATGSKYYIGNGNAAGLVSVFGRRTDVEGPDGYVFFGADSRHPSYHLVKNVVDSSKFVSEFRLENYPITAEDVLHTGRAAFDAALNTVNVGKFNLCTASIGICEHAMYEAVTHAHNRILYGRPVTAFPHVRRELTDAYVRLVGMKLFSDRAVDYFRSAGPDDRRYLLFNPMTKMKVTTEGEKVIDLMWDVIAAKGFEKDNYFGQAAVEIRSLPKLEGTVHVNLALILKFMRSHLLDPADYPDVPTRLDAADDDFLFRQGPARGLSSVRFHDWRPAFETYARLPNVARLREQADALCEFVATAGPDAEQSRDLDLVLSIGQLFALVVHGQLVLEQAALTGLDEDVLDELFAVLVRDFSGHAVELHGKDSATEQQQEWALSSVRRPVVDTARTERVWQQVEALSGAYEMAP
- a CDS encoding PadR family transcriptional regulator, which translates into the protein MALEHAILVSLLERPGSGYELARRFERSIGYFWTATHQQIYRVLKRMESDGWVDVRDVPQQGRPDKKEYSVADLGRAALSSWLHDPIEPDSVRHDLAVKIRGAAFDDPAALIHEVERHRQAHQDRLEHYRAGEERDFTGPEVNAAAARAPLDPERELQHVVLRGGIAYERMMIGWLDDVLTTLARFGPGR